From the genome of bacterium:
CTGGCTTGTGGGAGCGATGCAGAGGTTCTGGTGGGTTCCTCCATTGGGGCTTTTTGCGGGGTTGGCTCTGGTTGGTCCTTTTGCGGCGCTCTTTTTAATTCGCAAGATTGAGTGGAAACAGCGGGAGAAGGAGTTGACGGCAGAGGAGCATCTGGAGAGGACGGCGCAGGGGATGATTGAGATAGATAGTGTTAAGAGATTGGTGAAGATAATCCCCAGATATCTTACTCAGTTCTATTATTCTGCCCTGGATATCAGGATAACCCACGCTACTATCTTCCTCCTGGATAAAGATAGAGGGGAGTATCTGTTGAAGTCTACTTCGGGGACGAGGAAGATTTCTCTGGAGAGGACTCTTCCTGAGAAAGAGAATCCTATTTATATTTGGTTTAAGAAGATAGTTCCCCTTATAATTGAAAAGAGATTTGTCAGGAGGAGAGAGCTGGATGTTCTGCAGAGGGAGGATATTGATTTCTGGCTTAAGGAGGAAAGGCTCCTTCGTCTGGGTGATTACATTGAGCCTTCTCTAATGGAACTTAAAAAAATAATGGTCGAGTTAAAAGCAGTGCTTTGCGTTCCCAGTTACTATCAAGAGGGACTTTTGGGTTTTCTGATTCTGGGAGAGAAAGAGAGGGGCTTGTTCAGACCGCAGGAACTGTCACTCTTCTTCAGACTTTCCCGGTATGCTGGTTTGGCTATAAGGAGTGCTCAGCTCAGCCAGGATCTCCAGCAGGCTTATGCCTCAGTGGCTCAGGCGGATAGACTCTCGTCAATGGGTCAACTGGCGGCAAGTTTTGCTCATGAGATAAATAATCCTGTAGCAATTATTATTTCCGGTATTGAATTGAGTTTGGCGACTATGAGAGAGGATTTGCTCAAGGCTCAATCTGTGGAGGAGAAGGAAAAGATTGTCGAGTATACTGAAGATAAGTTGATAAAGATAAAAGATGAAGCTTTCCGTATATCTCACATTATTGATAGAATAATGGGGTATGTGAAAGCGCCAATGGGCGATTTTACATCTGTGAGATTGGAGGATTTGATTGAGGCTACTTTGGGATTGGTGGAGCATCCCTTACGTAAGAACCAGATAAATGTGGTAAAGGAGATTCCTAAAGATTTGCCAAAAATTCGAGGAATTGCCGGGGAACTTCAGGAGGTCTTCCTCAACCTTTTCAATAATGCTTTAGAGGCGATGGAAGATGAGACACCGGGAAGTATTAATATTTTGGCAAGAGCATTTGGCAATCCTGAAGTGGTGGAAATAAAAGTATCGGATACAGGGGGTGGAATTTCTCCAGAGAATCTGCGTAAAATTTTCGATTTTCTGTTTACTACAAAATTGCAGGGGACTGGCGTGGGATTGTCTGTGGTTTATAATATAATCAAAAAACACGATGGGACTATTGATGTAGAGAGTGAGATGGGGAAGGGAACAACTTTTACTATGCGTCTTCCGATGTGGAAAGAGGAAGGCGTGATCAAAAGATAGTTTGTTCGTCGTTAAGGAACTTTTCAACGCCAAGCCATCTGCACGATTTGAAATCGTGCCTACAAAGGAGCACGGCAATCTCGAGATTGCTTCGTCGCTTATGCTCCTCGCAATGACAGCGCTTTGCTGCTACAAAATGTATGGGTGACACTCCGTGGTCGCCCAAAAGAAGGGACGGCACAGAGTCCGTCCCCTACATAGAAGCTACAAAATATAGAGAATTAGGTAGGAAGAGAGGGGGGAAAGGGTTGATAAAATTGTTGGTGGTTGAAGATGAGCCTAATATGCGCGGGTTTTTGAAAGATTTCTTTGAGAAGCAGAACTATGAGGTTTATACTGCCTCTAATGGAGAGGATGCTTTGAAGTTGATAAAGAATTCGAGGCCACACCTTGTATTTCTGGATATAGGTTTACCAGGTATGTCTGGAATGGATGTTTTGGCTCGCATAAGAGAGTTCGATAATACAATTAAGGTGATTATGGTTACTGGCGTCCAGGATAAGCAGAAAATTGAAGAAGCTACAAAGTTGGGAGCGAGTGATTATGTTACTAAGCCCTTTAGTTTTGACTACCTGCAGAATGTAGCGTTGGGTAAGGTGCATACACAATTATTTGAAGATTTGCGAAGAGAGGTACAAGAGAAGGGGCTTCTTTACAAGGAGATAGAGAAGAAAGCGGATGAACTCCAGAAAGCATACGGGAAATTGGCACAGACTGCTGTGCAAGCTCTCTATGCTCTGGCTAAGGCGTTAGAGGCAAGGGACCCTTATACTCATGGACATTCTGAATCGGTTACCCGATATGCTACCTGGATAGGCGAGAAACTGAGAGGGAAGCAGGGCTGGGAGAATGTGACATTAGATGCTGGAAAAATTCTCCGAAATGGTGGTCTTTTGCACGATGTTGGTAAAATCGGAATTATTGATGGAATATTGAACAAACCTGGCAAGCTTACTAAGGAGGAGTGGGCGAAGGTTAAAGAGCATCCCGTGAAGGGAGCTCATATCCTGGAAGGTGTCGAGGAGTTCAAGGATTATGCTCTGGTGGCCCGTCACCACCACGAAAGGTGGGATGGGAAAGGCTATCCGGACGGGTTAAAAGGGAAACAGATTCCTAGTGGGGCAAGAATCATGGCTGTGGCTGATGCTTATGATGCTATGACTTCTGACCGTCCCTACAGAAAAGCAGGGACTCCCATAGAAGCAGCAAAAGAATTGTTGAAATGTAAAGGGACACAATTCGATCCTGAACCAGTAGATGCGTTCATAATTGCTCTTAAAGAGCATAACATTTTGACTGAGGAGGATGTAAAGAAGATAACAGAGGGGGAGGAATAGTCCCCCCTCACCCATACCCTCTCCCCGTAGGGGAGAGGATTGTCGGGCTCAGGGACGAGCCCGACTACCTCGTGTCTCATCCTCTCTCCCCCGAGGGGAGAGGAGGAAATAATTTTGTAGAGGATACAAATGGCGAACTTGGGAGTAAATATTGACCATGTGGCGACTCTGCGGCAGGCGAGATTTACTCCTTATCCTGACCTTATAGAAGCTGCAAAGATTTGCGAGAAGGCAGGCGCGCAGGGAATCACTGTGCACTTGAGAGAGGACCGCAGGCATATTCAGGATAGAGACGTCTATTCTTTGAGGAAAATAGTTAACACAAAATTGAATCTGGAAATGGCTGCAACTGGGCAGATTATGGAGATTGCTTTAAGAGTTGTTCCCGATGAGGTGTGTATAGTTCCTGAGAAGAGGAGAGAGTTAACTACTGAGGGTGGGCTGGATGTCTGGGGGCAGAGGAGAAGATTGGCAGGGGTGGTTAGGAGGCTTAACAAGAAGGGAATTCTGGTGAGTCTTTTTATTGACCCTGAACCTAAACAGGTTAGAGCGGCTAAGGAAGTTGGCGCCAATTGCGTGGAACTCCATACGGGAACCTATGCAGAGGCAAAAGGGAAAGAGAGGCAATCAAAGGAACTTAAGAAATTGAAACAGGCGGGTAAGCTGGCAGTAGAGTTAGGGTTACGCCTCAACGCTGGTCACGGACTCAATTACCAGAATGTGAGACCGGT
Proteins encoded in this window:
- a CDS encoding ATP-binding protein; this encodes WLVGAMQRFWWVPPLGLFAGLALVGPFAALFLIRKIEWKQREKELTAEEHLERTAQGMIEIDSVKRLVKIIPRYLTQFYYSALDIRITHATIFLLDKDRGEYLLKSTSGTRKISLERTLPEKENPIYIWFKKIVPLIIEKRFVRRRELDVLQREDIDFWLKEERLLRLGDYIEPSLMELKKIMVELKAVLCVPSYYQEGLLGFLILGEKERGLFRPQELSLFFRLSRYAGLAIRSAQLSQDLQQAYASVAQADRLSSMGQLAASFAHEINNPVAIIISGIELSLATMREDLLKAQSVEEKEKIVEYTEDKLIKIKDEAFRISHIIDRIMGYVKAPMGDFTSVRLEDLIEATLGLVEHPLRKNQINVVKEIPKDLPKIRGIAGELQEVFLNLFNNALEAMEDETPGSINILARAFGNPEVVEIKVSDTGGGISPENLRKIFDFLFTTKLQGTGVGLSVVYNIIKKHDGTIDVESEMGKGTTFTMRLPMWKEEGVIKR
- a CDS encoding pyridoxine 5'-phosphate synthase; this translates as MANLGVNIDHVATLRQARFTPYPDLIEAAKICEKAGAQGITVHLREDRRHIQDRDVYSLRKIVNTKLNLEMAATGQIMEIALRVVPDEVCIVPEKRRELTTEGGLDVWGQRRRLAGVVRRLNKKGILVSLFIDPEPKQVRAAKEVGANCVELHTGTYAEAKGKERQSKELKKLKQAGKLAVELGLRLNAGHGLNYQNVRPVAGIPGIEDLNIGHSIISRSVFVGLARAVREMKKLIK
- a CDS encoding HD domain-containing phosphohydrolase, with the translated sequence MIKLLVVEDEPNMRGFLKDFFEKQNYEVYTASNGEDALKLIKNSRPHLVFLDIGLPGMSGMDVLARIREFDNTIKVIMVTGVQDKQKIEEATKLGASDYVTKPFSFDYLQNVALGKVHTQLFEDLRREVQEKGLLYKEIEKKADELQKAYGKLAQTAVQALYALAKALEARDPYTHGHSESVTRYATWIGEKLRGKQGWENVTLDAGKILRNGGLLHDVGKIGIIDGILNKPGKLTKEEWAKVKEHPVKGAHILEGVEEFKDYALVARHHHERWDGKGYPDGLKGKQIPSGARIMAVADAYDAMTSDRPYRKAGTPIEAAKELLKCKGTQFDPEPVDAFIIALKEHNILTEEDVKKITEGEE